A window of Rhodothermales bacterium contains these coding sequences:
- a CDS encoding MGMT family protein — translation MAEDFFDRVWQVVARIPHGRVTTYGHIAAFLGSKQAARAVGWALNASSGTGLPAHRVVNRNGGLTGRRHFETPHVMEERLRGEGVHFIEDGVVDLERHLWIPE, via the coding sequence ATGGCCGAGGATTTCTTTGATCGTGTGTGGCAGGTGGTGGCGCGGATTCCGCATGGACGCGTCACCACCTACGGCCACATCGCCGCGTTCCTGGGCTCGAAGCAAGCCGCGCGTGCCGTCGGGTGGGCGCTCAATGCGTCCTCAGGTACCGGGTTGCCGGCGCATCGCGTGGTGAACCGGAACGGGGGACTCACCGGCCGACGCCACTTCGAGACCCCCCACGTCATGGAAGAACGCTTGCGGGGAGAGGGGGTCCACTTCATTGAGGACGGCGTGGTGGATCTGGAGCGTCACCTCTGGATACCCGAGTAG
- a CDS encoding carboxypeptidase-like regulatory domain-containing protein, translating into MTVLMLLIAPALAFAQNTGKIEGTVIDGDTGDPLPGASVALVGTQLGTITDIDGNYFIIGVPVGTYDVQASFVGYSSSVIASVEVSSGYTAQDIDFTLRAGVELDEIVVEYERPLIQKDAIGVPKIVSAEDIVNLPVRGVTAVASIQAGVVSQEGSNTLNIRGGRGSEVTFFIDGVKVVGSAALPQSAVQEQEMIIGNISARYGDAMSGIINITTKSGSPKFFGSFEGVTSESLDDFGYNLASMAIGGPLVGEKVNFFLAAEYTDETDRAPRAVGELRLDRDVLDQLDAFPVSLLGVDGEGNDVVIPVPASLAGGATVGSQYVDNSGNVVAVGGVIGFSDGTTISAPEGTVISNPEMVESAGRIDPALFKLDESKRGAGYNRLALNGNLTFNLIENVRIRVGGRYVGEETTDMQSTRSSVFAPDPVQVRPRTDVQFFTTWTHYLSNSTFYQLQVDYTDRTGKNYDPRFGDSFDDILRYGDFEDEAYATIRGYKNVRFDAETRIDDHGTPDDATDDTEFTVQIPRYEFRYDDGSFPNSETIASLVSPSGGLGPASRLFRFHNTQLRVNAMATTQIGIHQLEFGGEFEKQTIRNHEVNGFSISRFVADADGPESLATGETGFTSYDQLTWTQLESRVGYVGYNFRGTKEVDDENLDAYVTDNTADFGDAAYNVAPHEPIYYGGYVQDKIEFRDIVLNLGVRVDVFDNNTRVLFDKFSRLPIVRAGEAGLASGAIGEDFAVYYNSGAVEGFRDLEGNFYNTNGEIVQAGEILLSGASPQSKGNLVTEEVFRDYEPQVTVMPRIGVSFPVTDQALFFARYGVVAQRPSSNNFTSLAGMSRTSGRINNNGLEPEKTIEYELGFRQRLSTRSALTISGFFRQIKNLIQLEDITTARPIPYSSYQNRDFGTVKGFEFDFDLRRTNNVSLNANYTLSFAKGTGSSSTTTSTIVWINETPPNFISPLDFDQRHNLNLSVDYRLGKGQGPTVGGVKLLENFGVNVLAVGKSGLPYTPQVEPFSVIESKAPIPSGGINSDRTPWTTRIDLRIDRKFAVGDRTNLSAFIWVQNLLDADNVFGVWRATGLPDDDGFLSTPGGATFLSGSLPVAEELYRHRTRNLGNFGIPRLTRVGVRLDF; encoded by the coding sequence ATGACAGTACTCATGCTGCTGATTGCGCCTGCTTTGGCTTTTGCCCAGAACACGGGTAAAATCGAAGGCACCGTAATCGACGGAGACACTGGGGACCCGCTGCCGGGTGCCAGCGTGGCTCTCGTCGGCACGCAGTTGGGTACAATTACCGACATCGATGGGAATTATTTCATCATCGGTGTTCCGGTAGGTACCTATGACGTACAAGCTTCATTCGTCGGTTACTCATCGTCGGTCATCGCAAGCGTAGAAGTGTCTTCGGGTTACACCGCCCAGGACATTGACTTCACGCTTCGGGCCGGTGTCGAGCTCGACGAAATTGTTGTCGAATACGAACGTCCACTTATCCAGAAGGACGCCATCGGTGTCCCGAAAATCGTTTCCGCCGAGGATATCGTTAACCTGCCTGTGCGGGGTGTGACTGCGGTCGCGTCCATCCAGGCCGGTGTCGTTTCCCAGGAAGGATCGAATACACTGAACATCCGCGGTGGTCGCGGCAGTGAGGTCACCTTCTTCATTGACGGCGTCAAGGTGGTCGGTTCTGCTGCACTTCCGCAGTCGGCCGTCCAGGAGCAGGAAATGATCATCGGTAACATCTCGGCCCGCTACGGCGACGCGATGTCCGGTATCATCAACATCACGACCAAGTCGGGGTCACCGAAGTTCTTCGGTTCCTTCGAGGGTGTCACGTCCGAGTCCCTTGACGACTTCGGTTACAACCTGGCTTCCATGGCCATCGGTGGTCCGCTGGTAGGCGAGAAGGTCAACTTCTTCCTGGCAGCCGAGTATACGGATGAAACCGATCGTGCTCCACGTGCCGTCGGTGAACTCCGTCTGGACCGCGATGTGCTGGACCAGTTGGATGCATTCCCGGTATCCTTGCTGGGCGTGGACGGTGAGGGCAACGATGTTGTCATCCCCGTACCCGCCTCTCTGGCGGGTGGCGCAACCGTAGGTTCGCAGTACGTGGACAATAGCGGCAACGTGGTTGCTGTCGGTGGCGTCATCGGGTTCTCCGATGGTACCACGATCAGCGCCCCGGAAGGCACGGTTATCAGCAATCCTGAGATGGTGGAATCCGCAGGTCGCATTGACCCGGCGCTCTTCAAGCTCGATGAATCCAAGCGTGGTGCCGGATACAACCGTCTCGCGCTGAACGGCAATCTGACGTTCAACCTCATTGAGAACGTGCGCATCCGTGTAGGCGGGCGTTACGTGGGAGAAGAAACCACTGATATGCAGTCCACGCGCAGTTCCGTATTTGCACCGGACCCCGTACAAGTTCGTCCTCGTACGGACGTCCAGTTCTTCACGACGTGGACGCACTATCTGTCGAATTCCACGTTCTACCAGCTGCAGGTCGATTATACCGACCGCACGGGCAAGAACTACGATCCGCGCTTCGGTGACTCGTTCGACGACATCCTTCGTTACGGAGACTTCGAGGACGAGGCCTATGCAACCATCCGTGGTTACAAGAACGTTCGTTTCGACGCAGAGACGCGTATTGACGACCACGGAACGCCGGATGATGCGACTGATGACACCGAGTTCACGGTGCAGATTCCTCGTTACGAGTTCCGTTATGATGATGGCAGTTTCCCGAACTCTGAGACGATCGCCTCGCTCGTTTCGCCAAGTGGCGGTCTGGGGCCAGCATCAAGACTTTTCCGCTTTCACAACACACAGCTTCGTGTGAATGCCATGGCGACCACGCAGATCGGCATCCACCAGCTGGAATTCGGAGGGGAATTCGAAAAACAAACCATTCGTAACCACGAGGTCAATGGATTTTCAATTTCCCGCTTCGTTGCCGATGCAGACGGCCCTGAAAGCCTCGCAACGGGTGAAACCGGATTCACGTCCTACGACCAGTTGACGTGGACCCAGTTGGAGTCCCGCGTCGGCTATGTCGGATACAACTTCCGTGGAACGAAGGAAGTGGATGACGAGAATCTGGATGCCTATGTGACGGACAACACGGCCGATTTCGGTGATGCAGCGTACAATGTGGCGCCGCATGAGCCGATCTACTACGGCGGCTACGTCCAGGACAAGATCGAATTCCGGGACATCGTGTTGAACCTGGGTGTCCGCGTCGATGTGTTCGACAACAACACCCGCGTGCTGTTCGACAAGTTCTCCCGTCTTCCGATTGTCCGTGCCGGTGAGGCAGGTCTTGCGTCCGGTGCCATCGGTGAAGACTTCGCCGTGTACTACAACAGCGGCGCTGTTGAAGGCTTCCGCGACCTTGAAGGCAATTTCTACAACACCAATGGTGAGATTGTCCAGGCTGGCGAAATCCTTCTTTCCGGTGCCTCGCCGCAGTCCAAGGGCAACCTGGTCACGGAAGAAGTCTTCCGCGACTACGAACCGCAGGTGACGGTCATGCCGCGTATCGGTGTGTCGTTCCCGGTAACTGACCAGGCGCTGTTCTTCGCCCGCTACGGTGTCGTTGCACAGCGTCCGTCGAGCAACAACTTCACGTCGCTCGCCGGCATGTCACGGACCAGTGGCCGGATCAACAACAACGGCCTGGAGCCGGAGAAGACGATTGAGTACGAGCTCGGCTTCCGCCAGCGTCTCTCCACGCGGAGCGCACTCACGATCTCCGGTTTCTTCCGTCAGATCAAGAACCTGATCCAGCTGGAAGACATTACCACGGCACGGCCGATTCCGTACTCGTCCTACCAGAACCGGGACTTCGGTACCGTGAAGGGCTTCGAGTTCGATTTCGATCTTCGCCGGACGAACAATGTCTCGTTGAACGCGAACTACACCCTTTCCTTCGCGAAAGGCACGGGTTCAAGCTCAACGACGACCAGTACGATTGTCTGGATCAACGAAACGCCTCCGAACTTCATTTCGCCGCTTGATTTCGACCAGCGTCACAACCTGAACCTGTCCGTGGACTACCGTCTCGGAAAGGGCCAGGGACCGACGGTTGGCGGTGTCAAACTGCTCGAGAACTTCGGAGTCAACGTGCTTGCAGTCGGCAAGTCCGGTCTTCCTTACACGCCCCAGGTTGAGCCCTTCAGCGTGATCGAGTCCAAGGCTCCGATCCCGTCCGGTGGTATCAACTCCGACCGCACCCCGTGGACGACGCGTATCGATCTCCGGATTGACCGCAAGTTCGCCGTGGGCGATCGCACGAACCTGTCCGCATTCATCTGGGTCCAGAACCTGCTTGATGCCGACAATGTGTTCGGTGTCTGGCGCGCCACAGGATTGCCGGATGACGACGGTTTCCTCTCCACGCCAGGTGGTGCCACGTTCCTGTCCGGCAGCCTTCCGGTCGCCGAGGAGCTGTACCGCCATCGTACGCGGAACCTGGGTAATTTCGGTATCCCACGCCTGACGCGTGTTGGTGTCCGGCTTGACTTCTGA
- the yihA gene encoding ribosome biogenesis GTP-binding protein YihA/YsxC encodes MDIQSVTFVGGATKLGHMPEDGLPEIAFIGRSNVGKSSLINAFLKRKALARTSSTPGKTQEINFFRVNDTYYVVDLPGFGYAKVSKAHRAAWQKLIGAYLTGRDTLRVVFQLVDSRHEPTALDKEVMILLRESPAEHVVVLTKADKLSGNERQKSVSRVRKAMLSLGMERPVVLTSAHDGRGRNELMDWLDQLLG; translated from the coding sequence TTGGATATCCAATCGGTCACATTCGTCGGGGGCGCCACGAAGCTCGGGCACATGCCCGAGGACGGGTTGCCCGAGATTGCCTTCATCGGGCGATCGAATGTCGGCAAGAGTTCGCTCATCAATGCGTTCCTGAAACGCAAGGCGCTCGCACGGACCTCATCCACGCCCGGCAAGACGCAGGAGATCAACTTCTTCCGGGTGAACGACACGTATTACGTGGTCGATCTGCCAGGCTTCGGATACGCCAAGGTGTCCAAGGCCCATCGCGCGGCGTGGCAAAAACTGATCGGTGCCTATCTGACGGGACGCGATACCCTCCGTGTGGTGTTCCAGTTGGTTGATTCCCGGCACGAACCCACCGCGCTCGACAAGGAAGTCATGATTCTGCTGCGCGAGAGCCCGGCAGAACACGTGGTCGTGTTGACCAAGGCCGACAAACTTTCCGGGAATGAACGGCAGAAATCGGTATCGCGTGTCCGCAAGGCCATGTTGTCGTTGGGCATGGAGCGACCGGTGGTGCTGACCAGTGCTCATGACGGACGGGGCAGGAATGAACTCATGGACTGGCTCGACCAGCTGTTGGGGTAG
- a CDS encoding twin-arginine translocase TatA/TatE family subunit, whose product MGSLGPFELVLIFLAILLIFGAKRIPEIARGLGKGIKEFKSATREISNEFNVDDHPNRIQPPQQAPHSTPRSTEQPRPTEPSRPTEHSQH is encoded by the coding sequence ATGGGCAGCCTCGGTCCTTTCGAACTGGTTCTCATATTTCTTGCCATTCTCCTGATTTTCGGAGCCAAGCGGATTCCCGAGATTGCCCGCGGTCTGGGCAAGGGTATCAAGGAGTTCAAATCCGCCACGCGCGAAATCAGCAATGAGTTCAATGTGGATGACCATCCAAACCGGATCCAGCCTCCGCAGCAGGCGCCGCATTCGACGCCGCGGTCAACCGAGCAGCCCCGGCCGACCGAGCCGTCCAGGCCTACCGAGCACTCGCAGCACTGA
- a CDS encoding heme exporter protein CcmB, which translates to MMNWLRGCWAVFLKDARLEWRNRFAVNLLFMFVLSSLLLIAFSLGREAVGPRVEVALLWMVILFSAALGLGRSFVAEEEQGTVMLLQLNLHGSQVLAGKMLFNFLLLMAVNLTALVVMRFLLTLSIEDTGLLLATLALGSLGLAAATTMLAAIIARASASGPLLPVLLFPMLAPLLLSVVRASRHALEGGLGWSASGNDLITLVAFAGVVTTAAFMLFEHVWTD; encoded by the coding sequence ATGATGAACTGGCTGCGCGGATGTTGGGCGGTGTTCCTGAAGGATGCGCGCCTGGAGTGGCGAAACCGGTTCGCCGTGAACCTGCTGTTCATGTTCGTTCTGTCGTCGCTGCTCCTGATTGCGTTCTCTCTGGGACGCGAGGCGGTAGGACCCCGCGTGGAAGTGGCCCTGTTGTGGATGGTCATCCTGTTCTCGGCTGCGCTGGGCCTGGGCCGTTCCTTCGTGGCCGAGGAGGAACAGGGGACCGTGATGTTGCTGCAACTGAACCTGCACGGGAGCCAGGTGCTGGCGGGCAAGATGCTGTTCAACTTCCTGCTGCTCATGGCCGTGAACCTGACGGCCCTCGTCGTCATGCGCTTCCTGCTCACATTGTCCATTGAGGACACGGGCTTGTTGCTGGCCACGCTCGCCCTGGGCTCACTCGGTCTCGCGGCAGCGACAACCATGCTGGCAGCCATCATTGCGCGCGCATCGGCCAGCGGCCCCCTCCTGCCCGTGCTGCTGTTTCCCATGTTGGCCCCCCTCCTGCTGTCGGTGGTGCGGGCCTCCCGGCACGCACTCGAAGGAGGTCTCGGGTGGAGCGCATCGGGAAACGATCTCATAACGCTTGTGGCCTTTGCCGGCGTGGTCACAACGGCCGCCTTCATGCTGTTCGAACACGTGTGGACGGATTAG
- a CDS encoding prohibitin family protein, translating to MIVALAGGCMTTSISSGEGAVKYSIFGGTDLEKLYGEGIQLHAPWVTLIRYDLRVQEQLEDINALSSNGLSIGMDASIRWRPKSDQLANLHVTYGTDYFRKLVQPELRSSVRQIVGQYTPEELYSTRRTELQESIFEQVRNAVESEYVTVDAVLVRDIILPEQIRGAIENKLKEEQEAERYQFTIQKERLEAERKQIEATGQAEYQRIITASLSDRFLQFKGIEATQQLATSTNAKTVVIGSGGNGLPIILGNQ from the coding sequence ATGATTGTCGCCCTGGCCGGTGGATGCATGACCACCTCCATCTCGTCCGGGGAAGGTGCGGTCAAATACAGCATTTTCGGAGGGACCGACCTCGAGAAGCTGTACGGTGAAGGCATCCAGTTGCATGCACCCTGGGTCACGCTCATCCGCTATGACCTGCGCGTCCAGGAGCAACTCGAGGACATCAACGCGCTGTCGTCGAACGGCCTTTCCATCGGCATGGACGCCTCCATCCGCTGGCGCCCGAAGTCCGACCAGTTGGCCAACCTCCATGTAACCTATGGCACCGATTATTTCCGGAAGCTGGTGCAGCCGGAGCTTCGCAGCTCCGTTCGTCAGATTGTCGGCCAGTACACTCCGGAAGAATTGTACTCGACGCGACGGACGGAATTGCAGGAATCCATTTTCGAGCAGGTCCGGAACGCCGTCGAGTCCGAATACGTGACCGTGGATGCCGTGCTGGTCCGGGACATCATCCTGCCCGAGCAAATCCGGGGAGCCATCGAGAACAAGCTGAAGGAAGAGCAGGAGGCGGAACGCTACCAATTCACCATCCAGAAAGAACGCCTGGAGGCTGAGCGGAAGCAGATTGAAGCCACCGGACAGGCCGAGTACCAGCGGATTATCACGGCCAGCCTGTCGGACCGCTTCCTTCAGTTCAAGGGCATTGAGGCCACTCAGCAGTTGGCCACCAGCACGAATGCCAAGACGGTGGTCATCGGAAGTGGCGGCAACGGGCTGCCGATCATCCTGGGCAACCAGTAG
- the aroA gene encoding 3-phosphoshikimate 1-carboxyvinyltransferase translates to MSTKDDVRTVQPAGMLSGTVDLPADKSIAHRTALLSALADGTSRIVNYPASEDPQSTLSCLRQLGVRVEQEDEALRVEGGRLAAPGAPLDCGNSGTTMRLLAGILSGQPFPSELTGDASLSARPMGRVMAPLSEMGARISASDGRAPLHIAPTDALHGIVYRLPVASAQVKSAVLLAGLFAEGETTVIEPVATRDHTERMLGLSSVVLDGERHITVEGGMRIAPRLWTVPRDFSAAAFFMVAGSIVESGLLRLPGTGLNPTRTALLDVLRAMGADIRIENERTTGGEPIGDLVVRSAALSGVQVSGPVIANMIDELPVLALAAACADGVSEIRGAGELRHKETDRIAAVADGLRALGARVTEHEDGWTIQGGGRLTGGRVDAFGDHRIAMTMGVAGLVASGPVHVHGASVAAVSFPTFWEDLARISG, encoded by the coding sequence ATGAGCACAAAAGACGATGTACGGACCGTCCAACCAGCCGGGATGCTGTCCGGAACGGTGGACCTGCCTGCCGACAAATCCATTGCCCACCGGACCGCGCTGCTCTCGGCGCTCGCCGACGGAACATCACGCATTGTGAATTACCCGGCGTCCGAGGATCCGCAGTCCACGCTGTCGTGCCTGCGTCAGCTCGGCGTTCGCGTGGAGCAGGAGGACGAGGCACTCCGGGTGGAGGGTGGTCGCCTTGCCGCGCCCGGCGCCCCGCTGGACTGCGGCAATTCCGGAACAACCATGCGCCTGCTGGCGGGTATCCTGTCCGGACAGCCGTTTCCGTCGGAATTGACGGGCGATGCGTCACTCTCCGCCCGTCCCATGGGACGGGTCATGGCCCCGCTCTCGGAAATGGGGGCCCGGATATCAGCCTCTGACGGGCGCGCCCCCCTCCACATCGCGCCCACCGATGCGCTCCACGGTATTGTATATCGACTGCCGGTGGCCAGCGCGCAGGTCAAATCGGCCGTGCTGCTGGCCGGGTTGTTCGCCGAGGGAGAAACGACCGTCATTGAACCCGTGGCCACGCGGGATCACACCGAACGGATGCTCGGATTGTCGTCGGTGGTCCTGGATGGGGAGCGCCACATTACCGTGGAAGGGGGCATGCGCATTGCACCCCGGCTCTGGACCGTGCCCCGTGATTTTTCCGCGGCCGCCTTCTTCATGGTGGCCGGAAGTATTGTGGAAAGCGGTTTGCTGAGGCTGCCCGGGACCGGGCTGAACCCGACGCGCACGGCCCTCCTGGACGTACTCCGGGCCATGGGTGCGGATATCCGGATTGAAAATGAACGGACGACGGGCGGCGAGCCGATCGGGGACCTGGTGGTGCGCTCCGCTGCGCTGTCCGGGGTGCAGGTTTCCGGGCCGGTCATCGCGAACATGATCGACGAATTGCCGGTGCTTGCGCTGGCCGCCGCTTGCGCGGACGGGGTCTCGGAAATCCGGGGTGCCGGCGAACTCCGGCACAAGGAGACGGACCGGATTGCCGCCGTGGCAGACGGTCTTCGGGCGCTCGGCGCCCGCGTCACCGAACACGAGGATGGTTGGACCATCCAGGGCGGCGGCCGCCTCACGGGTGGCCGGGTAGACGCCTTCGGCGATCACCGGATTGCCATGACCATGGGGGTGGCCGGCCTGGTGGCATCGGGACCGGTGCACGTGCACGGCGCCAGCGTGGCCGCGGTGTCGTTTCCGACGTTCTGGGAAGACCTGGCGCGGATTTCGGGATAA
- the add gene encoding adenosine deaminase, translating to MTRSDILAWPKAELHSHFDGAMRLETMLDLARKLGRMSLLPADSVEGLRESLLGVDTSQNLEEYLSWFKYTIGLMQDAATLERVAFEMAEDFARENVRWLEVRFGPILHTEEGLSLEQVLDAVLAGLRRAELEYGIQSGIIVCALRDRYVDASVRQAQAAVSRRKQGVIGFDLAGGEAGNPAKQHLAAFYHARNHLLSLTVHAGESWGPDSIRQALFYCGAHRIGHGITAVQDPELVEYLAAHRIPLEICPTSNVQTHVVDSYETHPLKDLLRAGVPVSINTDSRLFSHTSTTDELWLAHTRCGLTEQETRQVARAAFDHAFLPWDRKQELIAGLDDV from the coding sequence ATGACCCGATCCGACATCCTGGCCTGGCCCAAGGCCGAACTCCACTCCCACTTCGACGGTGCCATGCGCCTGGAAACCATGCTGGACCTGGCCCGGAAGCTGGGCCGCATGTCCCTCCTGCCGGCAGATTCGGTGGAAGGGCTCCGCGAGAGCCTCCTGGGCGTGGATACGTCACAGAACCTGGAGGAATACCTGTCCTGGTTCAAGTACACCATCGGTCTCATGCAGGACGCCGCGACCCTGGAGCGCGTGGCATTCGAAATGGCCGAGGACTTTGCCCGGGAAAACGTCCGTTGGCTGGAAGTCCGGTTCGGCCCCATCCTGCACACCGAGGAGGGCCTCTCCCTGGAGCAGGTGCTCGATGCCGTGTTGGCCGGTCTCCGCCGCGCCGAGCTCGAGTACGGCATCCAGTCCGGGATCATTGTCTGCGCGCTCCGCGACCGGTACGTGGACGCATCGGTCCGACAGGCCCAGGCGGCCGTTTCCCGTCGCAAACAGGGCGTTATCGGGTTCGATCTGGCAGGCGGCGAAGCCGGCAACCCGGCAAAACAACACCTGGCCGCGTTCTATCACGCCCGCAATCACCTCCTGAGCCTGACCGTCCATGCCGGCGAGTCCTGGGGGCCCGACTCCATCCGGCAGGCGCTGTTCTACTGTGGGGCCCACCGGATTGGCCACGGGATTACCGCGGTGCAGGATCCCGAGTTGGTGGAATACCTTGCGGCGCATCGGATACCGCTGGAAATCTGCCCCACGAGCAATGTGCAGACCCACGTAGTGGACTCCTACGAAACGCATCCCCTGAAAGACCTGTTGCGAGCGGGCGTACCGGTGTCCATCAATACGGACAGTCGCCTGTTCAGCCATACATCGACGACCGATGAACTCTGGCTGGCGCACACGCGCTGCGGGCTCACGGAACAGGAAACCCGCCAGGTGGCCCGGGCCGCGTTCGACCACGCCTTCTTGCCGTGGGATCGGAAACAGGAGTTGATTGCCGGGCTCGACGACGTATGA
- the murB gene encoding UDP-N-acetylmuramate dehydrogenase, protein MKPIDRLHTELTTRLGPGRVLRDVVLAPYTTFRIGGPARLFVEAGSAVELADILRIARTSAVPHFLLGLGANILVGDGGYDGLVVRNRAAAFSLDDGQGPEAGLLTAESGAIVWPDIIQATVAAGWSGLEHFAGIPSTIGGALWQNLHFLSPAPERERTMFIEEVVTGALLLGEDGVERHVDRDWFRFGYDWSTLHETDDIVLSASFQLRKSTPERMDRIVRENLAWRAERHPPLDTEPSAGSIFQKIEGIGAGRLIDECGLKGTRVGGAEITTRHANIMINRGGATARDVRELIDHVIATVEERTGHVLTPEIAFVGTFT, encoded by the coding sequence TTGAAACCGATCGATCGCCTGCATACCGAATTGACGACCCGGTTGGGGCCGGGTCGCGTCCTTCGGGACGTCGTCCTGGCCCCGTACACCACGTTCCGGATAGGCGGTCCGGCCCGGCTGTTCGTGGAAGCGGGCTCGGCGGTCGAACTGGCGGACATCCTGAGGATCGCCCGGACGTCCGCGGTTCCCCATTTCCTGCTGGGACTCGGCGCGAACATTCTGGTGGGCGACGGCGGCTACGACGGACTGGTGGTCCGCAACCGCGCCGCGGCATTCAGCCTGGACGACGGCCAAGGTCCGGAGGCTGGCCTGCTTACGGCTGAAAGCGGGGCCATCGTCTGGCCGGACATCATCCAGGCCACGGTTGCGGCGGGTTGGTCCGGCCTTGAGCATTTTGCGGGCATTCCGTCCACCATCGGCGGCGCATTGTGGCAGAACCTGCACTTCCTGTCGCCGGCCCCGGAGCGGGAGCGGACCATGTTCATCGAGGAAGTGGTGACCGGAGCCCTCCTGCTTGGCGAGGATGGTGTGGAGCGGCATGTGGACCGGGACTGGTTCCGTTTCGGATATGACTGGTCCACCCTGCATGAAACCGACGACATCGTGCTCAGCGCATCCTTCCAACTCCGGAAATCCACACCGGAGCGGATGGATCGGATTGTCCGCGAGAATCTGGCGTGGCGGGCCGAGCGGCATCCGCCGCTCGATACCGAGCCCAGCGCCGGATCCATTTTCCAGAAAATCGAAGGCATTGGCGCGGGCCGCCTGATCGACGAGTGCGGACTGAAGGGCACACGCGTGGGCGGTGCGGAAATCACCACGCGTCACGCCAATATCATGATCAACCGGGGAGGCGCTACGGCACGGGATGTCCGGGAGCTCATAGACCACGTGATTGCAACGGTCGAGGAGCGGACGGGACACGTCCTGACCCCTGAAATCGCCTTTGTGGGGACGTTCACATGA
- the sucD gene encoding succinate--CoA ligase subunit alpha produces the protein MSILVDRNTRLVVQGFTGKEGTFHAEQMIEFGTTVVGGVTPGKGGQQHLDRPVFNTVADAVEQEGANASIIFVPPPFAADAILEAAQAGIQTIVCITEGIPPRDMVPVYHYIKKVGADLIGPNCPGVLTPGQAKVGIMPAMIFKPGSVGVVSRSGTLTYEAVDQLTRQGLGQSTAVGIGGDPVIGSRFVDILRKFQADDETEAVVMIGEIGGTAEEEAAAFIKDHMTKPVFGFIAGRTAPPGRRMGHAGAIISGGKGTAEDKFAALEDAGATIVLNPAAIGETVKRTL, from the coding sequence ATGAGCATTCTTGTTGACCGGAACACCCGGCTCGTCGTCCAGGGATTCACCGGAAAAGAGGGTACGTTCCACGCCGAGCAGATGATTGAATTCGGTACGACCGTTGTCGGTGGCGTCACGCCCGGCAAGGGCGGCCAGCAGCATCTGGACAGGCCGGTCTTCAATACCGTTGCCGACGCGGTCGAGCAGGAAGGGGCCAACGCATCCATCATTTTCGTGCCCCCGCCGTTCGCGGCCGATGCCATCCTGGAAGCGGCACAAGCGGGCATCCAGACCATCGTGTGCATTACGGAAGGCATCCCGCCCCGCGACATGGTTCCGGTATACCATTATATAAAGAAGGTCGGCGCGGATCTGATTGGTCCGAACTGCCCAGGTGTGCTTACACCAGGTCAGGCCAAGGTGGGCATCATGCCGGCCATGATCTTCAAGCCTGGCTCGGTTGGCGTGGTATCGCGCTCCGGTACGCTTACCTACGAGGCGGTTGACCAGTTGACCCGGCAGGGACTGGGCCAGTCCACGGCCGTCGGCATTGGGGGTGACCCGGTCATCGGCTCCCGATTCGTGGATATCCTGCGCAAGTTCCAGGCCGATGATGAGACGGAAGCCGTCGTGATGATCGGCGAAATCGGTGGAACGGCCGAGGAAGAAGCTGCGGCCTTTATCAAGGACCACATGACCAAGCCCGTCTTCGGATTCATTGCCGGACGGACCGCGCCTCCCGGGCGCCGGATGGGTCATGCCGGCGCCATTATTTCGGGCGGCAAGGGAACGGCTGAAGACAAGTTCGCAGCGCTGGAAGACGCCGGCGCCACCATCGTCCTGAATCCGGCAGCCATCGGGGAGACCGTGAAGCGGACGCTCTGA